Proteins encoded by one window of Cyprinus carpio isolate SPL01 chromosome B6, ASM1834038v1, whole genome shotgun sequence:
- the LOC109072586 gene encoding methyl-CpG-binding domain protein 6-like isoform X1, translating into MTGGSESGAGEKDGGTTLIAQIPVGWQRKVEDGAVSYISPSGTVLRSVDEARVYLRTDGTCKCGLECPLVPNKVFNFDPAAMVRAPGHQSGKIEEDMTKLCNHRRKVDAMAALCQSMQPSHLPSPAQATGGVIYSVDGREPRGSMVAHGDGIHCTYPQPRHNQPIGFPLSSPRSVVQNGSVSLSPISRPPEQGSPLKKPQTPVGCMPGYAKQQWSPHPPLSQNIPQRTVHNPTSPNSVKPSVHMHKHPSDPSNSFSLSPSSSLTLSGRAAPPNSQGASVKSPSPLSPSHTLETFSPRQRSRHSSTSSLSEHGAQGSVFIQGGKPSSPCSRLEGILQHYKDCSTSANQSNHQMSQALSLVHPNAGDKRNGVSSAQAPGLLGLPLGQILNQKKSQQKGHINNSFPASSLLSAAAKAQVANQKTQLNAANALTALPLTGLDKEQQSKVLISTLNSSVHPTSARAQSLTALLLPHSPSLSPASPAVAEKNLRRKRQRRSPTVLNMFKDSQLGWTAGDLSGPPLLISPCLSPPSPPVPHLDNHRLSVGPPNASRLQDSEEGRKLGLANSLPSPSQPLSALLQLLSMQSATQQPGVATAIPSNRHTNTLPSSPRPITPQTPQCDMQSTLRLPNHTLQPQPQSTVPMPEPPIQRPPSQPFPLMGDETTMNLKTTSSSTILNLSQTTTTDLNSSILSMMNQMSSTCLPSFPEKGCGPKTTETCLDHSTYQINQSNHNQALESKGPVESMDQPDSDARLLGGCEPDHSLSLPNAPSSDPSNPTTDPAVSLAEAFPFMSQEQLLQLLSSNAGLPSLLPPFLGSLPLGVWMSSQPSVPGSAQAQPTSAILNQGSPLSVLNQGELPVNLVSLLNPPGSAAAEAEVEGGEKPPGLQALLMASLLLGQNPAAMLPLPALNLELPTLQQVFADGVSLEKTPALLDSVLMGPGLLEALQTLAPSADGQSLLLSAHLTPPPHAFLSLNPALLTAALAQTEPLPSHPQSPPPHSQGTLSSPALVSTSVSCGPLVSGMGPEVCDPLAEQDKNNTQTPHFLPPLLAPGVLGHLTALGNISSLHGLLGAGPLLLPQGPSLSVPLTQNQTALNPLTCLQLTMAPALMGEKPVALHETPPSQDQLPSASISQDSLLNPIQTPLQQRETFDPYGSFMDTIYTSFLQVNERDSYPELPPPLSPRRACSVHNPDLTRLGLDTAQSQSPARGTPKQRGPVDAAALRRPAGGGQDRRLGRSLQQRDRLRSGGPRRRGGGGWTKAAGIFESG; encoded by the exons ATGACGGGGGGTAGTGAGAGTGGAGCAGGAGAAAAAGATGGAGGTACGACGCTCATCGCTCAGATCCCGGTTGGCTGGCAGAGGAAGGTGGAAGATGGGGCTGTGTCTTACATCAG ccCAAGTGGTACAGTCCTTCGATCTGTGGATGAGGCGAGGGTGTATCTGCGGACAGATGGCACATGTAAATGTGGTCTCGAGTGCCCGCTAGTCCCAAATAAG GTCTTTAATTTTGACCCTGCTGCGATGGTCCGAGCTCCTGGTCATCAGTCAGGGAAAATAGAGGAAGACATGACCAAACTCTGTAACCATCGCAGGAAAGTTGATGCCATGGCGGCATTATGCCAAAGCATGCAGCCCTCCCATCTTCCCTCGCCGGCTCAAGCCACAG GAGGTGTTATATACTCAGTGGATGGCAGAGAGCCGAGAGGATCAATGGTGGCTCATGGAGACGGCATCCACTGCACTTACCCTCAGCCGAGACACAACCAACCCATTGGTTTTCCGCTGTCATCTCCCCGCTCTGTTGTGCAAAACGGTTCTGTTAGCCTCTCCCCAATTTCACGGCCTCCAGAACAGGGTTCGCCTTTAAAGAAACCCCAAACGCCAGTGGGCTGCATGCCTGGTTACGCGAAACAGCAGTGGAGCCCTCATCCACCGCTTTCCCAAAACATCCCCCAAAGGACAGTGCACAACCCCACTTCCCCTAACAGTGTAAAACCAAGTGTACACATGCATAAACATCCTTCAGACCCCTCCAACTCCTTTTCTCTATCCCCCTCTTCATCCTTAACTCTAAGTGGTCGAGCAGCTCCGCCGAACTCCCAAGGAGCGAGCGTCAAGTCGCCTTCACCTCTGTCACCCTCACATACCTTGGAAACTTTCTCACCCCGCCAGCGCTCTCGCCACTCTTCGACGTCCTCGCTCTCAGAGCACGGGGCCCAAGGGTCCGTCTTCATTCAGGGAGGCAAACCTTCCAGTCCATGTAGTCGCTTGGAGGGCATTCTGCAGCACTACAAAGACTGTAGCACGAGTGCTAACCAAAGCAACCATCAGATGTCGCAAGCCCtgtcgttggtgcatcccaacgcAGGCGACAAGAGGAACGGAGTGAGTTCTGCTCAAGCCCCAGGACTGCTTGGCCTTCCACTAGGACAGATTCTCAACCAAAAGAAGAGCCAGCAAAAGGGCCACATTAATAACTCTTTCCCAGCCAGCAGCCTCCTTTCTGCAGCCGCTAAAGCCCAGGTGGCCAACCAGAAAACCCAACTCAATGCAGCCAATGCGTTGACCGCACTCCCTCTTACGGGCTTGGACAAGGAGCAGCAGTCAAAGGTATTGATTAGCACTTTAAACAGTAGCGTCCACCCCACTTCCGCCAGAGCACAGTCCCTGACCGCCCTTTTGCTTCCACACTCCCCTTCCCTTTCCCCGGCTTCCCCTGCTGTCGCTGAGAAAAACTTGAGGCGCAAACGGCAGAGGCGCTCGCCCACCGTTTTGAACATGTTCAAAGATTCGCAGTTAGGTTGGACCGCAGGAGATCTCTCCGGGCCGCCTCTGCTCATCTCCCCATGCCTTTCACCACCTTCTCCTCCTGTACCTCATTTAGACAACCACCGGCTGTCCGTCGGTCCTCCGAATGCCTCCAGGTTGCAGGATTCGGAGGAAGGCAGGAAGCTAGGACTTGCTAATTCCCTCCCATCTCCATCCCAACCCCTTTCCGCCCTGCTTCAGCTTCTTAGCATGCAAAGCGCAACCCAGCAACCCGGCGTTGCCACTGCCATACCTAGCaacaggcacacaaacacattgccCTCTTCACCGAGACCCATCACTCCACAGACGCCCCAATGCGACATGCAGTCCACATTACGTTTACCCAACCACACCCTGCAACCTCAACCCCAAAGCACAGTGCCCATGCCAGAACCTCCTATCCAGCGACCCCCATCCCAACCCTTTCCTTTGATGGGTGACGAGACAACCATGAACCTCAAAACAACCTCCAGCAGCACCATCCTGAACTTGAGCCAGACGACGACGACGGACCTCAACAGTTCAATTCTGAGCATGATGAACCAGATGTCCTCTACATGCTTGCCCTCATTCCCAGAGAAAGGTTGTGGACCCAAAACAACAGAGACTTGTCTTGACCACAGTACCTACCAAATTAACCAATCAAACCACAACCAAGCCTTGGAAAGTAAAG GTCCTGTAGAGTCGATGGATCAGCCGGACTCGGATGCAAGATTGCTGGGTGGCTGTGAGCCAGACCACAGCCTCTCTCTGCCCAATGCACCCTCTTCTGACCCTTCTAACCCTACAACCGACCCCGCTGTTTCCCTTGCAGAGGCTTTTCCCTTCATGTCTCAAGAACAGCTCCTCCAGCTTCTCTCCTCCAACGCCGGTCTGCCCTCCCTGTTACCGCCCTTCCTCGGCTCCCTGCCTTTAGGGGTCTGGATGAGCAGTCAACCTTCGGTGCCCGGCAGTGCCCAAGCCCAGCCAACCAGTGCCATCCTAAACCAAGGCTCTCCTCTCAGCGTCCTAAACCAGGGCGAGCTTCCTGTCAACCTCGTGAGCCTGTTAAATCCTCCGGGTTCTGCTGCGGCTGAAGCAGAGGTGGAAGGTGGTGAAAAACCCCCTGGGCTTCAAGCCCTCCTCATGGCTTCGTTGTTGCTCGGCCAGAACCCGGCTGCCATGTTGCCACTACCAGCGCTCAACCTGGAGCTTCCTACACTGCAGCAGGTCTTTGCGGACGGAGTGTCCCTGGAGAAGACCCCTGCTCTGCTGGATTCGGTCCTGATGGGGCCGGGGCTCCTGGAGGCTCTACAAACTCTAGCGCCCAGCGCAGACGGCCAGTCGCTGCTTCTTTCCGCCCATCTCACTCCACCCCCTCATGCCTTTCTGTCGCTCAACCCCGCTCTGCTGACCGCAGCTCTCGCCCAGACCGAACCCCTTCCCAGCCACCCTCAATCCCCCCCGCCTCACTCTCAG GGGACTCTGTCCAGCCCAGCTCTAGTTTCTACCTCGGTGTCCTGCGGCCCTCTGGTGTCCGGCATGGGGCCGGAAGTGTGTGACCCTCTGGCCGAGCAGGACAAGAACAACACCCAGACACCTCACTTCCTGCCGCCTCTGCTCGCCCCCGGGGTTCTTG GTCACCTCACAGCTCTGGGTAACATCAGCAGTCTTCACGGTTTATTAGGAGCCGGACCCCTTCTACTGCCACAGGGGCCGTCTCTGAGCGTCCCGCTAACACAGAACCAGACCGCGCTTAACCCGCTCACCTGCCTGCAG CTGACGATGGCGCCGGCGCTCATGGGAGAGAAGCCCGTGGCTCTACACGAGACGCCTCCGTCACAAGATCAGCTTCCCTCGGCCTCGATATCCCAAGATTCCCTGCTAAACCCCATCCAGACGCCGCTGCAGCAGAGAGAGACGTTTGACCCATACGGCTCCTTCATGGACACCATCTACACCTCCTTCCTGCAG GTGAACGAGCGTGATTCATACCCGGAGCTGCCTCCGCCCCTCAGCCCTCGCCGAGCCTGCTCCGTCCACAACCCGGACCTGACCCGCCTCGGCTTGGACACGGCCCAGTCCCAGTCTCCGGCCCGAGGGACGCCCAAACAGCGAGGACCCGTCGACGCCGCCGCCCTGCGACGC
- the LOC109072586 gene encoding methyl-CpG-binding domain protein 6-like isoform X2, translating to MTGGSESGAGEKDGGTTLIAQIPVGWQRKVEDGAVSYISPSGTVLRSVDEARVYLRTDGTCKCGLECPLVPNKVFNFDPAAMVRAPGHQSGKIEEDMTKLCNHRRKVDAMAALCQSMQPSHLPSPAQATGVIYSVDGREPRGSMVAHGDGIHCTYPQPRHNQPIGFPLSSPRSVVQNGSVSLSPISRPPEQGSPLKKPQTPVGCMPGYAKQQWSPHPPLSQNIPQRTVHNPTSPNSVKPSVHMHKHPSDPSNSFSLSPSSSLTLSGRAAPPNSQGASVKSPSPLSPSHTLETFSPRQRSRHSSTSSLSEHGAQGSVFIQGGKPSSPCSRLEGILQHYKDCSTSANQSNHQMSQALSLVHPNAGDKRNGVSSAQAPGLLGLPLGQILNQKKSQQKGHINNSFPASSLLSAAAKAQVANQKTQLNAANALTALPLTGLDKEQQSKVLISTLNSSVHPTSARAQSLTALLLPHSPSLSPASPAVAEKNLRRKRQRRSPTVLNMFKDSQLGWTAGDLSGPPLLISPCLSPPSPPVPHLDNHRLSVGPPNASRLQDSEEGRKLGLANSLPSPSQPLSALLQLLSMQSATQQPGVATAIPSNRHTNTLPSSPRPITPQTPQCDMQSTLRLPNHTLQPQPQSTVPMPEPPIQRPPSQPFPLMGDETTMNLKTTSSSTILNLSQTTTTDLNSSILSMMNQMSSTCLPSFPEKGCGPKTTETCLDHSTYQINQSNHNQALESKGPVESMDQPDSDARLLGGCEPDHSLSLPNAPSSDPSNPTTDPAVSLAEAFPFMSQEQLLQLLSSNAGLPSLLPPFLGSLPLGVWMSSQPSVPGSAQAQPTSAILNQGSPLSVLNQGELPVNLVSLLNPPGSAAAEAEVEGGEKPPGLQALLMASLLLGQNPAAMLPLPALNLELPTLQQVFADGVSLEKTPALLDSVLMGPGLLEALQTLAPSADGQSLLLSAHLTPPPHAFLSLNPALLTAALAQTEPLPSHPQSPPPHSQGTLSSPALVSTSVSCGPLVSGMGPEVCDPLAEQDKNNTQTPHFLPPLLAPGVLGHLTALGNISSLHGLLGAGPLLLPQGPSLSVPLTQNQTALNPLTCLQLTMAPALMGEKPVALHETPPSQDQLPSASISQDSLLNPIQTPLQQRETFDPYGSFMDTIYTSFLQVNERDSYPELPPPLSPRRACSVHNPDLTRLGLDTAQSQSPARGTPKQRGPVDAAALRRPAGGGQDRRLGRSLQQRDRLRSGGPRRRGGGGWTKAAGIFESG from the exons ATGACGGGGGGTAGTGAGAGTGGAGCAGGAGAAAAAGATGGAGGTACGACGCTCATCGCTCAGATCCCGGTTGGCTGGCAGAGGAAGGTGGAAGATGGGGCTGTGTCTTACATCAG ccCAAGTGGTACAGTCCTTCGATCTGTGGATGAGGCGAGGGTGTATCTGCGGACAGATGGCACATGTAAATGTGGTCTCGAGTGCCCGCTAGTCCCAAATAAG GTCTTTAATTTTGACCCTGCTGCGATGGTCCGAGCTCCTGGTCATCAGTCAGGGAAAATAGAGGAAGACATGACCAAACTCTGTAACCATCGCAGGAAAGTTGATGCCATGGCGGCATTATGCCAAAGCATGCAGCCCTCCCATCTTCCCTCGCCGGCTCAAGCCACAG GTGTTATATACTCAGTGGATGGCAGAGAGCCGAGAGGATCAATGGTGGCTCATGGAGACGGCATCCACTGCACTTACCCTCAGCCGAGACACAACCAACCCATTGGTTTTCCGCTGTCATCTCCCCGCTCTGTTGTGCAAAACGGTTCTGTTAGCCTCTCCCCAATTTCACGGCCTCCAGAACAGGGTTCGCCTTTAAAGAAACCCCAAACGCCAGTGGGCTGCATGCCTGGTTACGCGAAACAGCAGTGGAGCCCTCATCCACCGCTTTCCCAAAACATCCCCCAAAGGACAGTGCACAACCCCACTTCCCCTAACAGTGTAAAACCAAGTGTACACATGCATAAACATCCTTCAGACCCCTCCAACTCCTTTTCTCTATCCCCCTCTTCATCCTTAACTCTAAGTGGTCGAGCAGCTCCGCCGAACTCCCAAGGAGCGAGCGTCAAGTCGCCTTCACCTCTGTCACCCTCACATACCTTGGAAACTTTCTCACCCCGCCAGCGCTCTCGCCACTCTTCGACGTCCTCGCTCTCAGAGCACGGGGCCCAAGGGTCCGTCTTCATTCAGGGAGGCAAACCTTCCAGTCCATGTAGTCGCTTGGAGGGCATTCTGCAGCACTACAAAGACTGTAGCACGAGTGCTAACCAAAGCAACCATCAGATGTCGCAAGCCCtgtcgttggtgcatcccaacgcAGGCGACAAGAGGAACGGAGTGAGTTCTGCTCAAGCCCCAGGACTGCTTGGCCTTCCACTAGGACAGATTCTCAACCAAAAGAAGAGCCAGCAAAAGGGCCACATTAATAACTCTTTCCCAGCCAGCAGCCTCCTTTCTGCAGCCGCTAAAGCCCAGGTGGCCAACCAGAAAACCCAACTCAATGCAGCCAATGCGTTGACCGCACTCCCTCTTACGGGCTTGGACAAGGAGCAGCAGTCAAAGGTATTGATTAGCACTTTAAACAGTAGCGTCCACCCCACTTCCGCCAGAGCACAGTCCCTGACCGCCCTTTTGCTTCCACACTCCCCTTCCCTTTCCCCGGCTTCCCCTGCTGTCGCTGAGAAAAACTTGAGGCGCAAACGGCAGAGGCGCTCGCCCACCGTTTTGAACATGTTCAAAGATTCGCAGTTAGGTTGGACCGCAGGAGATCTCTCCGGGCCGCCTCTGCTCATCTCCCCATGCCTTTCACCACCTTCTCCTCCTGTACCTCATTTAGACAACCACCGGCTGTCCGTCGGTCCTCCGAATGCCTCCAGGTTGCAGGATTCGGAGGAAGGCAGGAAGCTAGGACTTGCTAATTCCCTCCCATCTCCATCCCAACCCCTTTCCGCCCTGCTTCAGCTTCTTAGCATGCAAAGCGCAACCCAGCAACCCGGCGTTGCCACTGCCATACCTAGCaacaggcacacaaacacattgccCTCTTCACCGAGACCCATCACTCCACAGACGCCCCAATGCGACATGCAGTCCACATTACGTTTACCCAACCACACCCTGCAACCTCAACCCCAAAGCACAGTGCCCATGCCAGAACCTCCTATCCAGCGACCCCCATCCCAACCCTTTCCTTTGATGGGTGACGAGACAACCATGAACCTCAAAACAACCTCCAGCAGCACCATCCTGAACTTGAGCCAGACGACGACGACGGACCTCAACAGTTCAATTCTGAGCATGATGAACCAGATGTCCTCTACATGCTTGCCCTCATTCCCAGAGAAAGGTTGTGGACCCAAAACAACAGAGACTTGTCTTGACCACAGTACCTACCAAATTAACCAATCAAACCACAACCAAGCCTTGGAAAGTAAAG GTCCTGTAGAGTCGATGGATCAGCCGGACTCGGATGCAAGATTGCTGGGTGGCTGTGAGCCAGACCACAGCCTCTCTCTGCCCAATGCACCCTCTTCTGACCCTTCTAACCCTACAACCGACCCCGCTGTTTCCCTTGCAGAGGCTTTTCCCTTCATGTCTCAAGAACAGCTCCTCCAGCTTCTCTCCTCCAACGCCGGTCTGCCCTCCCTGTTACCGCCCTTCCTCGGCTCCCTGCCTTTAGGGGTCTGGATGAGCAGTCAACCTTCGGTGCCCGGCAGTGCCCAAGCCCAGCCAACCAGTGCCATCCTAAACCAAGGCTCTCCTCTCAGCGTCCTAAACCAGGGCGAGCTTCCTGTCAACCTCGTGAGCCTGTTAAATCCTCCGGGTTCTGCTGCGGCTGAAGCAGAGGTGGAAGGTGGTGAAAAACCCCCTGGGCTTCAAGCCCTCCTCATGGCTTCGTTGTTGCTCGGCCAGAACCCGGCTGCCATGTTGCCACTACCAGCGCTCAACCTGGAGCTTCCTACACTGCAGCAGGTCTTTGCGGACGGAGTGTCCCTGGAGAAGACCCCTGCTCTGCTGGATTCGGTCCTGATGGGGCCGGGGCTCCTGGAGGCTCTACAAACTCTAGCGCCCAGCGCAGACGGCCAGTCGCTGCTTCTTTCCGCCCATCTCACTCCACCCCCTCATGCCTTTCTGTCGCTCAACCCCGCTCTGCTGACCGCAGCTCTCGCCCAGACCGAACCCCTTCCCAGCCACCCTCAATCCCCCCCGCCTCACTCTCAG GGGACTCTGTCCAGCCCAGCTCTAGTTTCTACCTCGGTGTCCTGCGGCCCTCTGGTGTCCGGCATGGGGCCGGAAGTGTGTGACCCTCTGGCCGAGCAGGACAAGAACAACACCCAGACACCTCACTTCCTGCCGCCTCTGCTCGCCCCCGGGGTTCTTG GTCACCTCACAGCTCTGGGTAACATCAGCAGTCTTCACGGTTTATTAGGAGCCGGACCCCTTCTACTGCCACAGGGGCCGTCTCTGAGCGTCCCGCTAACACAGAACCAGACCGCGCTTAACCCGCTCACCTGCCTGCAG CTGACGATGGCGCCGGCGCTCATGGGAGAGAAGCCCGTGGCTCTACACGAGACGCCTCCGTCACAAGATCAGCTTCCCTCGGCCTCGATATCCCAAGATTCCCTGCTAAACCCCATCCAGACGCCGCTGCAGCAGAGAGAGACGTTTGACCCATACGGCTCCTTCATGGACACCATCTACACCTCCTTCCTGCAG GTGAACGAGCGTGATTCATACCCGGAGCTGCCTCCGCCCCTCAGCCCTCGCCGAGCCTGCTCCGTCCACAACCCGGACCTGACCCGCCTCGGCTTGGACACGGCCCAGTCCCAGTCTCCGGCCCGAGGGACGCCCAAACAGCGAGGACCCGTCGACGCCGCCGCCCTGCGACGC